CGCTGAGTGGCGTTTATAAGGCCTTTGGTGAGGCTGTGATTTCCAGAGATATCAATTTGGAAATCGATGACGGTGAATTTGTGGTGTTTGTTGGCCCATCCGGATGTGGAAAGTCAACGCTGCTGCGGATGATTGCCGGTCTTGAGGACATTACCTCGGGTGAGTTGTTGATTGGCGGTAAGCGCATGAACGATGTACCGCCTTCTGAGCGCGGCATCGGCATGGTGTTTCAGTCCTATGCACTTTATCCCCATCTGTCTGTGGCCGAAAACATGTCGTTTGGCCTGAAATTGGCGGGCGCAAAGAAAGCCGAAATCAACCAACGGGTGAATCAGGTAGCAGAAGTGCTACAGCTGGCTCACCTGTTGGACCGCCGGCCAAAAGCGTTATCAGGCGGGCAGCGTCAGCGTGTGGCGATTGGCCGTACCTTGGTCGCGGAGCCCGATGTTTTCTTGCTCGATGAACCGTTATCTAACTTGGATGCCGCACTACGAGTGCAGATGCGCATTGAGATATCGCGCCTCCATAAGCGCCTGCAACGCACCATGATTTACGTCACCCATGATCAGGTCGAAGCCATGACATTGGCCGACAAAATTGTGGTGCTCGATGCGGGCAATGTTGCGCAGGTAGGTAAGCCACTCGAGCTGTACCACTACCCAGCCAATCGCTTTGTCGCGGGCTTTATCGGCTCGCCAAAAATGAATTTTTTACCGGTTAAAGTGACCGCCGTTGAACCAAACCAAGTGCAAATAGAGCTACCCAACCCAAATGGCCAATTAGTGTGGCTACCGGTAGAGGGCACTCGGGTTCATGTCGGCGCGAATATGTCTTTGGGGATCCGCCCGGAACATTTGCTGCCAAGCAGCGCCTCTGAAGTCACGCTGGAAGGCGAGATTCAAGTGGTCGAGCAACTGGGTAACGAGACTCAAATTCATATCCAAATCCCGGCAATACGTCAGAACCTGGTTTACCGCCAGAACGACGTGGTGCTGGTAGAAGAAGGTGCAACATTCGCCATCGGTTTGCCTCCACAACGTTGTCATCTGTTCCGTGAAGATGGCACTGCGTGTAAACGGCTTTACCAAGAGCTGGGTGTCTAGTGATAGCAACGCCCTGCGACGGAAAATGTTAAGCACGCATGCCAAAAGGCAAATATAACAGGAGATTACTGATGACTACTCTGCGCAAGTTACCGATAGCACTGGCTGTTGCCGCTGGTGTCCTTTCCACTCAAGCGATGGCTGTTGATTTCCACGGGTACGCGCGTTCCGGTATCGGCTGGACAGCAAGTGGTGGCGAGCAACAATGTTTCAAAGCAACCGGTGCTCAAAGTAAATACCGTTTGGGTAACGAATGTGAGACGTATGCGGAAATTAAGTTAGGCCAAGAGTTGTGGAAAGAAGGTGATAAGAGCTTCTACTTCGATACTAACGTCGCCTATTCCGTTTCACAACGTGATGACTGGGAATCCACATCACCGGCTTTCCGTGAAGCCAACGTGCAGGGTAAAAATCTGATCGAATGGTTGCCAGGGTCCACCATGTGGGCGGGTAAACGCTTCTATCAACGTCATGACGTCCATATGATTGACTTCTACTACTGGGACATTTCTGGTCCAGGTGCAGGTTTAGAGGCTATTGATCTGGGCTTCGGTAAGTTATCTGTGGCTGCTACGCGTAACTCTGAAGCGGGCGGTTCAAGTGCTTGGATCGACAATCAACGTAAAGATGCCGACCACACTGTCAACGATGTGTACGACATTCGCTTAGCCGGTTTAGAAACTAACCCAGGCGGCACACTTGAGTTTGGTGTCGATTATGGCCGCGCCAATACCCAAGACGATTATGCATTAGCACCGGGCGCATCGAAAGATGGCGTGATGCTGACCACTGAACACACCCAAAGCATGATGGGTGGCTTTAACAAATTTGTTATCCAATATGCCACTGACTCCATGACCTCCTATAACAGCGGTCATTCTCAAGGGGCATCAATCAATAATAACGGCCATATGCTGCGTGTTATCGACCACGGTGCCATCAATCTGGCCGAGAAGTGGGACATGATGTACGTCGCGTTATACCAAGATACTGATTGGGATAACAACAACGGGACTACTTGGTACAGCGTGGGTGTGCGTCCAATGTACAAATGGACCCCTATCATGAGTACCTTGCTGGAAGCTGGCTATGACAATGTGAAGTCACAACATACCGGCGAGCGTAACGGCCAGTACAAACTGACTCTGGCACAACAATGGCAGGCAGGCGACAGCATTTGGTCACGTCCGGCAATCCGTATCTTCGCAACTTATGCCAATTGGGATGAGAAGTGGGGCTACAACAATGTGTCAGGCAGCCCGGATAATGGTTTAGCGCAAAACGGTACGATTGGTACTGACAGCCGCGGTAAGAACAACGAAGTGACCTTCGGTGCACAATTCGAAGCTTGGTGGTAACAGTCGTGTTGCAGCCGTCCTTAGGGGCGGCTGTCCTGTTTTGATGAGGTGGGTTACGGCCCGTTTCCAATAAGATAAAGCGAGACACCCGCAATCATTCAAGTGGTCGCCAAGGTGCAGGCAACTTGAAGTTTGACGGGAATCATTGGTTAACTCTGCCGACCTTGCCTGTGCACAGTTAGCGCTGACGCTCAATGTATAAGGTATAACAATGAAAAAGAATCTGCTGACACTCTGTTTGGCATTGGCTCTAGGGGTCACCGCACCTCTGGCAGTGCAGGCCGAATCAACGATATCTCCGGCGAATGTGTCTATCGCGCCGACAATCAGTACTGCCACTCTACAGCAGTTGCCGTGGCAGCCATTAGTGCCACCTACAACGCAAGACGTCAAACTTACGTCTGTCAGCCCACAAATCTCGCAAGGGAACATTGAAGGTGCGGTTGCGGCCTTTGCATTGCCCGCAGACCGTGGCTCGATGGAAATCACGCTCAGTAGCCTAGTGGCGGATAACCAGTTGTACTCGCCAAGCGTCTTGGTGCTCGATGAGCAAATGCGCCCAGCAGCTTATTATCCTGCCAGCTATTTCACCTATGAAAAAGCCGGCATCATGACCAGCGACCGTCTGCAAGGGGTGATGAAACTGACACCTGCGTTGGGCCAGAAACAGATTTATCTGTTGGTCTATACCACCCGTGAAGATCTGGCTAAAACCACTAAGCTGCTCGATCCCGCTAAGGCTTATGCCATGGGCGTGGGTAACGCAGTACCGGACATCCCAGATCCAATTGCTAAGCATACGCCTACGGGCAACCTAAAAATCAAAGCCACTGCCGAGCAAGGCATGGGTAACGTGATGATAGGCTTAATTCAGTCAGCACCGGCTTCGCCTCCTGTTGTGGTAGGCAGCACACAAACTGCGGCGGTCGCGGCACCAGCGCCAGCGCCTGTGAAACCGGCAGAACCGATGCTGAGCGAGACTGAAAACTACTTCAACCAAGCGATTAAAGACGCGGTGAAATCCGGTGATGTCGATAAGGCGCTGAAATTGTTGAACGAGGCGGAACATTTGGGCTCAACTTCAGCCCGAAAAACCTTTATTGGCAGTGTAAAAGGCAAGGGTTAATCCCGGCACTGCCGAATATGGCTAGATGATTGGTGCGCTTTGGCGCACCTTTTTTTATGGGGCGGTATGTGCAGCGACTGCGCCTTATCTTGTTTTATGCAATATCTTCTTTACCCGATGACCTCTCTAGAGCTTCGATGCTGCGCATCCTTTTGCTGAATTTATCGGCGTTAATTGGTTGTTGTGGTTATGATAATCAGATGCCGCCCTTGGCTCATTCTGCGCTACAATAGCGCTCTCTTTCGTCATTATTAAATCCCCAGCAGGGAGCTAGTCGCATGTCTATCGGCGATGCATCAATTTTAAAGCCTATCGAATGGTGTGCCATTGAACAGCCCGATATTCCCGCCAATATTGCTGATTGGTTGATGGAATTAGGCTCAATGACTCGGCGCTTTGAGCAGCATTGCCAGCGAGTCCATGTCGAACCGCAACGTGAATGCTTCGTGACACGCGATGAATTAGGTGAAGATGCGGCACATTTACCCGTAAGTGAACGCTATTGGCTGCGGGAAATCATCTTATGTGGTGATAATGAACCTTGGCTACTGGGGCGCACGGTCATTCCCGAAGAAACCTTGTCAGGCCCAGACCGTGCGCTGGTGGATTTAGGGACGATACCGCTCGGGCGCTATTTATTTGGTGGCGATAATTTAACGCGGGATTATATTCAGGTAGGGCGGCAGAATGCGCTATGGGCGCGCCGCTCATTGCTACGCCTATCAGGCAAACCCTTGTTACTGACAGAAGTTTTTTTACCGGCCTCGCCGCTTTATTCGGTTTTTGCAGGCTGAGTTGGCTGTGAGATTTAGGAGATGGATAAATTGAAGGGAAGTATTGACCAAAGCAAATGGCGGGCTTATTGCCGTTTGATGCGCATCGATAAGCCGATTGGCTCCTTATTATTGTTGTGGCCGACATTGTGGGCGCTATGGTTGGCGGGGCAAGGCATTCCTGAGGTTCAGATACTGATTGTTTTTGTCTTAGGGGTCTTCTTCATGCGCGCGGCGGGCTGCGTCGTCAATGATTATGCTGACAGGAATATTGATGGCTATGTGAAGCGTACGGCCTCTCGGCCGCTGCCCAGCGGTGCCATTAGTGAAAAAGAGAGCAAGATCCTGTTCGTCACCTTGGTACTGCTTTCGTTTGGCTTAGTCTTAACCCTGAATCGCATGACCATCGGGCTATCACTGGCGGCACTGGCGCTGGCTTGGGTGTACCCGTTTATGAAAAGGGTTACCCATCTACCTCAGGTGGTTTTGGGGGCTGCTTTTGGTTGGTCAATCCCGATGGGATTCGCGGCAGTCAGCGAAAGTTTGCCCTTAGTTTGTTGGCTACTATTCTTGGCCAATATCTGCTGGACGGTCGCTTACGATACGCAATATGCGATGGTTGATCGTGATGATGACCTCAAAATTGGGGTTAAATCTACTGCCATTCTCTTTGGTCAACATGACAAACTGATCATTGGATTGTTGCAATTAGCGACATTGGTACTGATGGTCGCCGTTGGCTGGCTGATGAATCTGGGCGGGGCATTTTATTGGTCATTACTGCTCGCAGGGGCGCTGTTTGTTCATCAGCAGAAGTTGATTGCTCAACGTGAGCGTGATGCCTGCTTCCGAGCATTTCTAAACAATAACTATGTGGGATTGGTGCTATTTTTAGGCATTCTGGTGAGCTACCTATAAAAAATGGCCAGAGGGTAAGTCTGGCCACTTTTATTGTTTGCTAACCGATACTGTTTGCTAACCAATATTGTTTAGCTAACAGTATTGTCACGCTAACCGATTAATTTTCCGATTTATCTTCTTCAGGTTCTGGCAACTGTTCGCTGGTTTCCGCTGGCATACTGACACTCTCAATCGTCAGCTTCACTTCCGGCGTCATCAAGGCGCTCAACATATTATAAACTTCCAATGTCTGTGCCTGAACAGCATCACCCGTATCACTGATATAACCTTCTTCACGCAGTGTGCCCACCAACGTTGAGAAGACGGCTTTATCAAAGAATTCAGGTGCGTTAATGCCATGCAGAACTGACAAACGTTGCGCCATGATACGGCTCTCTTTCTCCAGCGCCCCACGATTGATACTTGGATTTGCACTGAGTAACGACAGCGTAATCGCGTAACGTTGCAGTGTTTCTCGGACACCCGCAGCCAATAATTGCAGTGGACGAATACGGGCTGGATTCAGCACCAACTCATTCCCTTTGTCGCAAATAAGCTGCTGACGCGCCAGTTCATCAACCAAGGTATCCAGCGTATGCGGTAACTGCTCTTTGCTGTAATGCAGGAACAATTCGGCTTTTAGCATCGGATAAATCATGCCAATCTGACGCAGCAACTCAGCGCGAGTAATGCGGCGGTGGTACATCACCATGCTGGCAATCAGCGACGGTAACATCAGCAAGTGCTGGATATTATTGCGGTAATAAGTCATCAGCACGGCTTGTTCCCGTGGCAGGATGATGATGTCACCGATATTGTCTTTCTCCACCTCGAACTTATTCATATTCAAGGCGTGATTCAGTAACTCTTCCGGCGTTTTATCCGGAACAGTGACGTCTTTCGCGTAAGGTACGTTGCGCATCAATTGCAGGTAGCAATCGAGTTGCTCAAGTAACTGCTCGCGAGTCAGTGAGCGCTGGCGTGAGGCCAATAATGCGGTAGAGCAGAGGTTCATGGCGTTTGCCGCTGCCGCATTGTTGATTCTAACCATGATCTTGCCAGCCAAATCATTCACTGCTGGTGTCAGCCAAGTTGGACGCTGTGCTTCAATCGGATCGATAGCATCCCGCCATTGCGGCACATTCGTGTTCAAGTAGGTGGTCAGCGGAATGGGTTCACCAAAGTTAACATAGCCCTGACCGAGATTACGTAACTTGCGCAAGCCACGTAGCATCTGCAGTAAGTTCTCTTTCTCTTTGGTCGCACCACGCAGTTCTTTGGCGTAAGTGCCCACTTCCATGACATGCTCGTAGCCAATATAAATGGGCACTAAGGTAATGGGGCGTGACCCACCACGAAGCATGGCCTGAATGGTCATCGACAGCGTGCCGGTTTTAGGCTCTAACAAACGACCCGTGCGTGAACGGCCGCCTTCAACAAAGTATTCTACCGAATAGCCACGCGTAAACAGCTCACCCAAATACTCACGGAACACCGTTGAATAGAGTTTATTGCCTTTAAAAGTACGGCGGATAAAGAACGCACCCAAACGGCGGAAAATCGGGCCAGCAGGCCAGAAGTTAAGGTTAATACCGGCAGCAATATGAGGAGGTACTAACCCTTGATGATAGAGCACGTAGGAGAGCAGCAAATAATCCATATGGCTGCGATGGCAAGGCACATAAACAATCTCATGGCCATCTTGCGCCAACTGCCGTACTCGCTCAGCGTTATGGACGTTGATGCCTTGATACAGGCGGTTCCATGTCCAGCTCAATACCCTGTCAGATAGACGTACGGCTTCATAAGAGAAGTTTGCCGCAATCTCTTCCATCAACGTAATGGCATTTTGCTGTGCTTTCTCGTGGGATATTTTTTTAGTCCGCGCTTCATCGGCAACGGCTTTTTCAATCGCTTTAGAGGCCAGCAGCTTATTGAACAGATCCTGACGGGCTGGCAAACTTGGGCCGACCGCCGCCAAACGCTGACGAGAGAAGTGCATCCGCGCCACGCGAGCCAGTTTATGAGCGATTGTTTTATCTGTGCCATGCTCACTGGCCATCCGGCGCAGTGACACCGTGGTTGAGAACCGGACAAAACTATCGCGGCCTAGCCACAAGACAGCAAAGAACTTCTCAACGCCGTTCAATACCCGCAGATGAGGTGTGCCGTGACCTTCGCGCCCAGGTGAGCGACCAAACATCACGGAAACCGGTAGCATCTGGATATCTAATTCCGGATTATTACGATGTAAATCCAAATAATCGTGGAATAACTTCACTGACTCTTGTTTTGGTGCGTAATAGCGAAAGACCCTTGGACCATTATCGATAAAGACATGGCTTGGGAGTTGTACGCCATCAATTTCCAATGGAATCAAAGGGTCGGGCAGATCTTGTGCCTGACATTGCGCTCGCAAAGTCAGCAAATCTGCCTTGGAATTATAAGGTAAAACGTACAGAATTGGACGAGATGGGTCTAACCCTAACTCAGTCACAGGATCTGCCGGAATAACCTTGCTTTTTACCAACAATTTAAGTGGTAAATTCAATAACTTATAATATATTTTACGCCAACCTGACATGACAACTTGAAGCCTCTTGTTAGCAATTCATCGCAAGGATACCAGAAACTGGTTTTTAGATCTGTGGTGATGAGACAACAGAAAGCGGTAAAAATCATCATCTCCTTAAGATAAAGGCAATAAAACATGGCAAATCAGTTAACAGGGCTAACCCGAATCTACAAAGCAGCGGGTTATTCTGCGAAAGGCTTAATCGCAGCTTGGCACAATGAAGCGGCTTTTCGCCAAGAGGCTGTCGTTGCGCTCGTGGCTATCATACTGGCGTTCTGGCTAGATTTAGATGCTGTAGCCCGCATTTTATTGATTGGTAGCGTTGTTCTAGTGATTATTATTGAAGTTATCAATAGTGCAATTGAAGCGGTAGTCGACCGTATCGGCAGTGAGTTTCATGAGCTATCCGGCAGGGCTAAAGATATGGGCTCTGCTGCCGTGTTTTTAGCTGTTCTGCTGGCTATTTTTGTCTGGATATCTGTACTTTGGCACCATTTGAGTTGACGCTATGGCGCATAAAGCCGCGGCGAGTTCACAACAGGACACAATTAAGCTGTGATTAATCCCTGTTTTTATTCACTCTTTGGTTCCCAATATCCGCTTACCTGTATATACTCACAGCAAAACTGTATAAACAAACAGGGGGCGGAATGAAAGCACTTACGACCAGACAGCAAGAGGTTTATGACCTGGTGCGCGATCACTTGGCGCAAACTGGTATGCCACCGACCCGTGCTGAAATTGCGCAGCGTCTGGGATTTCGTTCTCCTAACGCTGCTGAAGAGCATTTAAAAGCATTGGCCCGTAAAGGCGTGATAGAGATTGTCTCTGGCGCTTCGCGTGGCATTCGTTTGCTGATGGAAGAAGAAGAGGGCCTGCCACTGATTGGGCGGGTTGCTGCAGGTGAACCACTGCTGGCACAGCAACACATCGAAGGGCACTATAAAGTTGATCCTTCAATGTTTAAGCCGAGCGCAGATTTTCTGCTGCGGGTTAATGGAATGTCGATGAGAGATATCGGTATTCTGGATGGCGATCTACTAGCCGTACATAAAACGCAGGATGTGCGGAACGGGCAAGTGGTTGTGGCACGTATCGATGATGAAGTGACAGTAAAACGCCTTAAAAAGCAGGGTAGCATCGTACAGCTGCTGCCAGAGAACAGCGAGTTTGAGCCGATCGTCGTTGATCTGCGCGAACAAAGCTTCACCATTGAGGGATTGGCTGTTGGCGTCATCCGTAATGGGGACTGGATCTGAATTAATTGACCGCAATATACCCTTCCCATCAGAAGGGTATATTATCCATTTCCCTACAATCTTTCTTATCATATTTAAATTGAGAGCATTCCGATAATACATTATTACCTGCTGTTTTAACTGAATATTCTCAGTCGCTATTTTTGCTTTCTTGATCTAAATCCAGTCATTAATATCAACCAGCCTTTAATTATCAGTCTCCTCTGCTATAGTTATTCCTACGATAAATATTTCTACTGATGCTTAAATAAGTTAATAACTATAAATTATTAGTTTATATAGATGGCGTTAGATGCTTATTAATATGGAAAATATTTATCGTGTTGAATTAAATAAACTGACTAATCCAAAGATTACGGAGATATCATGAACAAAGATCAAGCTGACGGTAACTGGAAGCAGTTTAAAGGTAAAGTGAAAGAGAAATGGGGTAAGCTGACTGACGATGACCTGACGGTTATTGAAGGAAAGCGTGACCAACTGGTCGGTAAAATCCAGGAGAAATACGGCTATCAGAAAGAGCAGGCTGAGAAAGAAGTGAAGGCCTGGGAAGACCACAGCAAATATCGCTGGTAGTCACATCACTAAATGGAATTAATCTGATATCGATACAAATGATTCGAATTTCTGCATGCTAGAATAATCACTATTAATTAAATAAGCCTCATATCGGTTGTTTAACTAAATTTATTATTCAATCATCTTTGATGATGCATGTTAATAATAGAGTCTATATTAGGATTTTCATTGGAATGATTGTTTGTATCGACGCGACACAAGGATGTGTCTCATATTTGCTGGTCATGGCTAATATTAAAAATAAGGCTGCCGTGATATCGACGACAGCTTAAACGAGATTCTTGGGCGTTGCTCTCTTTTGCCTCAATCACTTCTTTTTTGCCACAATTGAGTGGTCATGATCGCAATGATCATGGCTTTCACACGCTTCGATTACCCCGCATTCAGCACATAAACCATGCGCTTCAACCACACTATGACGCAGCGTAAAACCAGACTGTTTTGCTAATTGTGCCAATGCTTCTTCGATACCCACCGTAGTACGTTCAGTCACTATCTTGCACCTATCGCAGATAAAGAGGGCTGAGGTGTGGGTCGGCTCTTCAAAATGATGGCACAACACATAGCTGTTAGCTGATTCAACACGGTGGATAAACCCTTGTTCCAGCAAGAAGTCTAATGCGCGATAAACTGTCGGAGGCTTAGCCTGAGGCTCAGATACGCGCAGCAAATCCAATAAATCGTAGGCACTGATTGCGCCGGGCTGTTGTGCCATGAGGCGCAATACTTCAAGACGTTGCGGTGTCAGCCGGACGTTACGTTGTTGACACAAGCTTTCAGCTTGAGCCAGCAGTTTTTCCTGATTGATAGGGTTCATCATATACATCCCGCCGCAGTCGAATTGAAGGGATTTTACCATATTTACTGTTAATCGCCGATAGATGAAAAGGCGCAGGGTTGGCGAGCATCGCAATTTTGTCTTTTTAACTTCAATACTGGCCTGATATCGAGTTCTTCGTGTTACTAGACTGCCTAACCATCATGGCGAGATTTTACGGCGTGAGCGCTAAATTAAAGCGAACAAACCGAGCTGAATGGCTCGATTTGTTCATTTTTAGTTAGTATTAGAAACTATATTTGACGCCCAACATCACTGACGTATCGCTGTAACCATTGTTACCGATTTGCTGACCAACATTACTCCATAGATTAACGTTTTTATTTACCTTTCCTTCTACGCCGAGCTTCAGCTCCGCAATATTTGCGGCGCCTTCTTGCTGAACAATTGCAGTATCCATTCTTGTACCAAAATCTTTCGTATTATGGATCCAGTTGGCTTCGACGAAAGGTTGAATAACGTGTTCTTTATTCTGGTCACGGTAGTGATTCATAAAGGCTTTAGCCCCTAAGCGGGTTTGGATATTCCCCTCACCTTCGCTAGAAACGCGAGTGCCATTAGCTTCCTTGTGGTCATCAGCTTTTATCCCCATCCAAGTCACCTGCGCCTTCGGTTGGATGTAATAACGCGTATTTTTCGCTGCATTTTCGCCAACATTGAAGGTATAACCACTTTCAATTGAAGCGGTAACGCCCTTGGATTTATACTCTTCGGCCGCTAGGTCTTGGCCATTCACCGTGTTATTAAACCAACTATATTGTGCCCAGCTATCCACATATAGACCGGTTTTATCGGTGTCATTGGCAAACCAAGTACCATATAAACCCGTACTGTAACCGTCGACGGAGCCTTTTGCGCTATAGCCGGAGATACGTGAGTCCGTAGTACTACTGCTATTGCCATAACCGGCCATGACGCCTAGATGGAAACGATCTTTATCGTTATTGCTCCACTGAGCAATATCGCCACCAATTTGAAGGACATAACGATTCGTTCGAGTATCGAGTTGGCCGTTAGTATCACGGGAGCGATTATGCCCACCTTCGTTGCGCATCCACATACTGGTGACTTTTTGCTCGCCAGTGAACGCATCAATGTAGTGACTTTCCCCTAACCGGTCATGCAGGCGAGTAGAAAACATATTATTGGCCGCAGCTAAGTTAGCACTATAGGCTCCCGCTTCTGGGCGTTCAATTCTTGGTCCAAGAGCGGTACCTTCATCTGGCGTTAAGCCGCCACCACCACCAGGGCCTGGGTTGACTGAAGCTAGTGTGCTGTTTAGATACCAATTATTGGCATTGGCATCCAGACCACGGTTTAAATAATAATCATAGGCGCCAGCAATAATGCGGCCGCTTTGAATGAATTCACCATCAGATGAACCTGTAACACTGATTAACTCAATACCATTGAGCGTTTGCGCTCCGCTTCCGCCCAAATTGTTAACCTGAACATAAGTCGTTCCTGATGTATTACCCTGAACATTGAGTTTGTCTGTCACTGAAACATCAGCAGCTAATACACCATTCATATTCAGCAATCCATTGTTGCCGATATAATCTCCGATGATGTTCAAGGTATTTCCACCACTACCGCCAAAATTAACAACTCCTGCATGGTTGAGTGACTTTAGTGTTTGGCTGTAACCATTCAAATCCAGAGAACCCGCAGATTGAGTGATGAAATCTGAGAGGCTGCTGAAAATATTATTCGCCGTGGCTCTAATTGCACCACCATTGACAGAGGTTGTCCCGCTGTAGTGACTTGTATCAGACAAACTCAGAGTCCCTGCACCGTCTTTATTTAGGGTCGTGGTACCGTCTGCTGTCAGGTTATTTAAGGTAAGATTTACGCCAGCATCGGTATTGATCGTACCTGTCAATCCAGATGCAATATTAAGGTTAACATTCTCTGTATCGGCAACAGCCCACAAAGTATTATTGGTTCCACTGAGCATATCAAAAGCATGGTCTGTGCCCAATGTACCGGATGTTAATCTAACGGTGCCTCCATTCATCTTAAGATGAGCATTAAAAGTACCTCCTCCTGACGCTATTGTCATAAAACCATTATCCGAGAGTGTTAAGTCGGCGTT
The window above is part of the Yersinia massiliensis genome. Proteins encoded here:
- the malK gene encoding maltose/maltodextrin ABC transporter ATP-binding protein MalK gives rise to the protein MANVTLSGVYKAFGEAVISRDINLEIDDGEFVVFVGPSGCGKSTLLRMIAGLEDITSGELLIGGKRMNDVPPSERGIGMVFQSYALYPHLSVAENMSFGLKLAGAKKAEINQRVNQVAEVLQLAHLLDRRPKALSGGQRQRVAIGRTLVAEPDVFLLDEPLSNLDAALRVQMRIEISRLHKRLQRTMIYVTHDQVEAMTLADKIVVLDAGNVAQVGKPLELYHYPANRFVAGFIGSPKMNFLPVKVTAVEPNQVQIELPNPNGQLVWLPVEGTRVHVGANMSLGIRPEHLLPSSASEVTLEGEIQVVEQLGNETQIHIQIPAIRQNLVYRQNDVVLVEEGATFAIGLPPQRCHLFREDGTACKRLYQELGV
- a CDS encoding maltoporin codes for the protein MTTLRKLPIALAVAAGVLSTQAMAVDFHGYARSGIGWTASGGEQQCFKATGAQSKYRLGNECETYAEIKLGQELWKEGDKSFYFDTNVAYSVSQRDDWESTSPAFREANVQGKNLIEWLPGSTMWAGKRFYQRHDVHMIDFYYWDISGPGAGLEAIDLGFGKLSVAATRNSEAGGSSAWIDNQRKDADHTVNDVYDIRLAGLETNPGGTLEFGVDYGRANTQDDYALAPGASKDGVMLTTEHTQSMMGGFNKFVIQYATDSMTSYNSGHSQGASINNNGHMLRVIDHGAINLAEKWDMMYVALYQDTDWDNNNGTTWYSVGVRPMYKWTPIMSTLLEAGYDNVKSQHTGERNGQYKLTLAQQWQAGDSIWSRPAIRIFATYANWDEKWGYNNVSGSPDNGLAQNGTIGTDSRGKNNEVTFGAQFEAWW
- the malM gene encoding maltose operon protein MalM, producing the protein MKKNLLTLCLALALGVTAPLAVQAESTISPANVSIAPTISTATLQQLPWQPLVPPTTQDVKLTSVSPQISQGNIEGAVAAFALPADRGSMEITLSSLVADNQLYSPSVLVLDEQMRPAAYYPASYFTYEKAGIMTSDRLQGVMKLTPALGQKQIYLLVYTTREDLAKTTKLLDPAKAYAMGVGNAVPDIPDPIAKHTPTGNLKIKATAEQGMGNVMIGLIQSAPASPPVVVGSTQTAAVAAPAPAPVKPAEPMLSETENYFNQAIKDAVKSGDVDKALKLLNEAEHLGSTSARKTFIGSVKGKG
- the ubiC gene encoding chorismate lyase, coding for MSIGDASILKPIEWCAIEQPDIPANIADWLMELGSMTRRFEQHCQRVHVEPQRECFVTRDELGEDAAHLPVSERYWLREIILCGDNEPWLLGRTVIPEETLSGPDRALVDLGTIPLGRYLFGGDNLTRDYIQVGRQNALWARRSLLRLSGKPLLLTEVFLPASPLYSVFAG
- the ubiA gene encoding 4-hydroxybenzoate octaprenyltransferase, translated to MKGSIDQSKWRAYCRLMRIDKPIGSLLLLWPTLWALWLAGQGIPEVQILIVFVLGVFFMRAAGCVVNDYADRNIDGYVKRTASRPLPSGAISEKESKILFVTLVLLSFGLVLTLNRMTIGLSLAALALAWVYPFMKRVTHLPQVVLGAAFGWSIPMGFAAVSESLPLVCWLLFLANICWTVAYDTQYAMVDRDDDLKIGVKSTAILFGQHDKLIIGLLQLATLVLMVAVGWLMNLGGAFYWSLLLAGALFVHQQKLIAQRERDACFRAFLNNNYVGLVLFLGILVSYL
- the plsB gene encoding glycerol-3-phosphate 1-O-acyltransferase PlsB, producing the protein MSGWRKIYYKLLNLPLKLLVKSKVIPADPVTELGLDPSRPILYVLPYNSKADLLTLRAQCQAQDLPDPLIPLEIDGVQLPSHVFIDNGPRVFRYYAPKQESVKLFHDYLDLHRNNPELDIQMLPVSVMFGRSPGREGHGTPHLRVLNGVEKFFAVLWLGRDSFVRFSTTVSLRRMASEHGTDKTIAHKLARVARMHFSRQRLAAVGPSLPARQDLFNKLLASKAIEKAVADEARTKKISHEKAQQNAITLMEEIAANFSYEAVRLSDRVLSWTWNRLYQGINVHNAERVRQLAQDGHEIVYVPCHRSHMDYLLLSYVLYHQGLVPPHIAAGINLNFWPAGPIFRRLGAFFIRRTFKGNKLYSTVFREYLGELFTRGYSVEYFVEGGRSRTGRLLEPKTGTLSMTIQAMLRGGSRPITLVPIYIGYEHVMEVGTYAKELRGATKEKENLLQMLRGLRKLRNLGQGYVNFGEPIPLTTYLNTNVPQWRDAIDPIEAQRPTWLTPAVNDLAGKIMVRINNAAAANAMNLCSTALLASRQRSLTREQLLEQLDCYLQLMRNVPYAKDVTVPDKTPEELLNHALNMNKFEVEKDNIGDIIILPREQAVLMTYYRNNIQHLLMLPSLIASMVMYHRRITRAELLRQIGMIYPMLKAELFLHYSKEQLPHTLDTLVDELARQQLICDKGNELVLNPARIRPLQLLAAGVRETLQRYAITLSLLSANPSINRGALEKESRIMAQRLSVLHGINAPEFFDKAVFSTLVGTLREEGYISDTGDAVQAQTLEVYNMLSALMTPEVKLTIESVSMPAETSEQLPEPEEDKSEN
- a CDS encoding diacylglycerol kinase — translated: MANQLTGLTRIYKAAGYSAKGLIAAWHNEAAFRQEAVVALVAIILAFWLDLDAVARILLIGSVVLVIIIEVINSAIEAVVDRIGSEFHELSGRAKDMGSAAVFLAVLLAIFVWISVLWHHLS
- the lexA gene encoding transcriptional repressor LexA, with amino-acid sequence MKALTTRQQEVYDLVRDHLAQTGMPPTRAEIAQRLGFRSPNAAEEHLKALARKGVIEIVSGASRGIRLLMEEEEGLPLIGRVAAGEPLLAQQHIEGHYKVDPSMFKPSADFLLRVNGMSMRDIGILDGDLLAVHKTQDVRNGQVVVARIDDEVTVKRLKKQGSIVQLLPENSEFEPIVVDLREQSFTIEGLAVGVIRNGDWI
- a CDS encoding CsbD family protein, which produces MNKDQADGNWKQFKGKVKEKWGKLTDDDLTVIEGKRDQLVGKIQEKYGYQKEQAEKEVKAWEDHSKYRW